The genomic DNA CGCCATGGCGAAGCTCACCGGGGCCGGCGTCGGCAACGCCGTGTACTACCCGACGCCGATCCACCGCCTGAAGCCGTACTGGGAGCCGGACCAGAAGGCCGGCCGCCACTGGGACCTGCCGGAGACGGAGAGGGCGGCCGCCGAGGTCGTCTCCCTGCCCGTCCACCCGTCGCTGACCCGGAGCGACCTGGAGCGGATCGTCACCGCCGTGAACGCGCTGGGGGAGGGCCTGTGACCGCCGAAGCCACGCTCCGGGCCGGCCTCGTCGGCCTCGGCTCCATGGGCCGCCACCACGCCCGCGTCCTCGCCGGGCTGGAGGGCGTCGAGCTCGTCGGCGTCGTCGACCCGATGGGCGACAAGAACGGCTGGGCGCAGGGCGCCCCCGTCCTCGCCACCGTCGAGGAGCTGCTCGCCCTCGGCGTGGACTACGCCGTCGTCGCCTGCCCGACCGCCCTCCACGAGGAGGTCGGCCTGAAGCTGGCCGAAGCCGGCGTGTGCGCGCTCGTCGAGAAGCCCGTCGCGGACACCGTCGAGGGTGCCCGCCGCCTCGTCGAGGCGTTCGAGTCGCGCGGCCTGGTCGCCGGCGTCGGCCACATCGAGCGGTGCAACCCGGCGCTGCGCTCCCTGCGCAGCCGCCTGGAGGCCGGCGAGCTGGGCGACGTGTACCAGGTCGTCACGCGCCGCCAGGGCCCCTTCCCGCACCGCATCGCCGACGTCGGCGTCGTCAAGGACCTGGCGACCCACGACATCGACCTCACCGGCTGGGTCACCGGCCAGACGTACACCTCGATCGCCGCGCACACGGTGTCCAAGTCGGGCCGCCCGCACGAGGACATGGTCTCCGCCGTCGGCCAGCTCTCCGACGGGACCATGGTCAGCCACCTGGTCAACTGGCTGAGCCCGCTCAAGGAGCGCTTCACGTCCGTCACCGGTGAGCGCGGCTGCTTCGTCGCCGACACCCTCACCGCCGACCTGACGTTCCACTCCAACGCCGCCGTCGCCACCGAGTGGGAGGCACTGCGCGCCTTCCGCGGCGTCGCCGAGGGCGACATGGTCCGGTACGCGATCCCGAAGCGCGAGCCGCTGCTCGTGGAGCACGAACTGTTCCGCGACGCGGTCCTCGGCAGGTCCGACGACATCTGCACGCTGCGGCAGGGCCTGCGGACCGTGGAGGTCGCCGCGGCGGTCCTGGAATCCGCGGCGACCGGTGCCACCGTCCGCCTCGACGGCTCCGCCCAGGGGTAGGGGTAATCTCCCTTGACCAGACCTGATGTCACCGTCGTGGTGGCGGTCTACAACACGATGCCGTACCTGACGGACTGCCTGAACTCGCTCGTCAAGCAGAGCATCGGCGCCGACCGCCTGGAGATCGTGGCCGTCGACGACGGCTCGACCGACGACAGCGGCCGGGAACTCGACCGCTTCGCGGAGCGGTACCCCGGCCTCGTGAAGGTCGTCCACCAGGCCAACTCCGGGGGCCCGGCCGCGCCCAGCAACCGGGCCCTGGAGGTGGCCACCGGCCGCTACGTGTACTTCGTCGGCTCCGACGACTACCTCGGCCGGCAGGCCCTGGAACGCATGGTGGACTACGCCGACGAGCACGGCTCCGACGTCGTCGTCGGCAAGATGGTCGGCACCAACGGCCGGTACGTCCACCAGGCGCTCTTCAAGGAGAACACCCCGGACGTCAGTCTGTACGACTCGGCGCTGCCGTTCTCGCTGGCCAACACCAAGCTGTTCCGGCGGGACTTCGTGGAGGAGCACAAGCTGCGCTTCCCCGAGGACATGCCGGTCGGCTCCGACCAGCCGTTCACCATAGAGGCGTGCGTCCGCGCCCGGCGGATCTCCGTCCTGGCGGACTACACGTGCTACTACGCCGTGAAGCGCGGCGACGCGTCCAACATCACCTACCGCTCCGGCCACCTGTCCCGGCTGCGCTGCACCGCCCGGATGATGGAGCACGCGGCGAAGCTGATCGAGGCCGGCCCGAAGCGGGACTGGGTCCTCAGGCGGCACTTCACCTGGGAGCTGGCCAAGCTCGTCCAGGACGACTTCCCGTCCCTGGACCACGACACCCGGGTCGAGGTGTGCGCCGGCATCGCGGAACTGGCCGACGCGTACTTCACCGACGCCCTGCGCGACTCGATGGACGTCAGGCGGCGGGTGCGGATCGCCCTCGCCCGGCGCGGTGCCGTGGACCTGCTGATCCGCGCCATAGAGGACGAGGCGGAGCGCGGCGCCCCGCCGATGCTCCTGGAGGACGGCCGCGCGTACGTGCGCTACCCCGGCTTCCGCGACCCCGCCCTCGGCCTGCCCGACCGGCTGTTCGAGGTGATCGGCGAGGCCGTCCCCGGGCAGCTCGCCGACGGCACGGGCCTGGTCTCCGCCGCGTGGGAGCAGGAGGGTGAGGAGATGGCCGTCTCCCTCGCCGTCCGCGTCCCCGTCACCGGCGAGACCGCGTCCGCGACCGTCCGCCTCGCCGGCGAGCCCATGCCGAAGAGCGCCGACAGGCCCGGCGGCCGGCGCGTCCCGGTCGGCACCGGGCTGCCCCCGCTCCTCGGGGAGACCCGCCGGGAGGAGGCGGCGGACGGCACCGGGACGGTGCTGCTGGCCCGCATCCCGCTCCAGCCGGTCCGGGCCGGCCTCGGCGTCCGCGCCTACGTGGATGTGGCAGGCTCGACGTACGAGATCCCCGTCAAGACCCGGGGGGTGCCGCTGCCCCTGGCCCGGCGCTGGCGCGAGAGGGTCCCGTACCGGGTCTCCGCCACCGCGGACGCCAAGGGGCGGCTGGTCATCACCACGGCCCCGCTGTGGAAGCCCCCGCCCGGCGCCGCCCTGCGACTGCGCCGCGTCCTGTCCCGCGTGAAGAGGAAACTGACCCGATGAACATCTGTGTAGTCGCGCTCGGCAAGATCGGTCTGCCGCTCGCCGTGCAGTTCGCCGACAAGGGCCACAAGGTCATCGGCGCCGACGTCAACGAGAAGGTCGTCGAGCTGGTCAACGCCGGCACCGAGCCCTTCCCCGGCGAGCACGAGCTGGACGTCAAGCTGAAGCAGGCCGTCGACGCCGGCCTGCTCACCGCCACCACGGACACCGCCGCCGCCGTCGCGCGGTCCGAGGCCGTCGTCGTGGTCGTCCCGCTGTTCGTGGACGCCGAGGGCACCCCCGACTTCGGCTGGATGGACTCCGCCACCCGGGCCATCGCCGAGGGCCTCAGGCCCGGCACCCTCGTCTCGTACGAGACGACCCTCCCCCGTGGGCACCACCCGCACCCGCTGGGCGCCGATGCTTCAGGAGGGCTCCGGCCTCACCGCCGGCGAGGACTTCCACCTGGTCTTCTCCCCGGAGCGCGTCCTCACCGGCCGCGTCTTCGCCGACCTGCGCCGCTACCCGAAGCTCGTCGGCGGCATCGACGAGGCGTCCACCCGGCGGGGCGTCGAGTTCTACGAGCAGGTCCTCGACTTCGACGAGCGCGCCGACCTCTCCCGGCCCAACGGCGTGTGGGACCTCGGCACCGCCGAGGCGTCCGAGCTCGCCAAGCTCGCCGAGACCACGTACCGCGACGTCAACATCGGCCTGGCGAACCAGTTCGCCCGCTTCGCCGACAAGAACGGCATCGACGTCAAGAAGGTCATCGAGGCCTGCAACTCGCAGCCGTACAGCCACATCCACCAGCCGGGCATCGCCGTCGGTGGCCACTGCATCCCGATCTACCCGCGGATGTACCTGTGGAACGACCCGGAGGCGACCGTCGTCCGCTCCGCGCGCGAGGCGAACGCCGCGATGCCGGAGTACGCCGTCGACCTGCTGGCCGCCGCCTACGGCGACCTGAAGGACGCGGCCGTGCTCGTGCTGGGCGCCGCCTACCGCGGTGGCGTCAAGGAGACCGCCTTCTCCGGCGTCTTCGGAGTCGTCGAGGCGCTCGGGGCGCGCGGCGCCGTCCCGTACGTCTCCGACCCGATGTACACGGACGAGGAGCTGGCCGCCCACGGCCTCACCCCGCACCGGGGCGAGAAGGTGACCGCGGCGATCCTCCAGGCCGACCACGCCGAGTACCGTGAGCTGGCGGCCTCGGACCTGCCGGACGTGAAGGTCCTCGTCGACGGCCGCCGCACCACCGACCCGGCCCGCTGGGAGGGGGTCCGCCGCGTCGTCATCGGCGGCTGAGCACCCGCGCTCCACAACCGCTGACACCCAGGCCCCGCCCCGCCCGCCCGGCGGGGCGGGGCCGACCTGCTGGAGGTTCCACGATGACCTGGATGATCACCGGAGGCGCCGGATACATCGGCGCGCACGTGGTGCGTGCGATGGCCGCGGCGGGAGAGTCCGTCGTCGTCGTCGACGACCTGACGTCGGGGCGCGCCGACCGGCTGCCCCCGGTGTCCCGCTGGCGGGCGGGACGGTCCTCGACCGGGACTTCCTCGACCGCGTCCTGCGCGAGCACGCCGTCACGGGCATCGTGCACATCGCGGCGAAGAAGCAGGTCGCCGAGTCGATGGCGAAGCCGCTCCTCTACTACCGGCAGAACGTCGAGGGCCTGCGCGTCCTCCTCGACGCCGCGGTCGCGGCCGGCGTGGGCCGGTTCCTGTTCTCCTCGTCGGCCGCCGTGTACGGGATGCCCGACGTGGACCTGGTCACCGAGAAGACCCCGTGCGCGCCGATCAACCCCTACGGCGAGACGAAGCTGGCGGGGGAGTGGATGACCGGCGCGGTCGGCCGCGCCCACGGCATGGCGACCACCGCGCTGCGCTACTTCAACGTGGCGGGCGCGGCCGTGCCGGAGCTGGCCGACGAGGGCGTGTGCAACCTGGTGCCGATGGTCTTCGAGCGGCTCACGGCCGGCCGGGCGCCGCTGGTGTTCGGCGACGACTACCCGACGCCGGACGGGACGTGCGTCCGCGACTACATCCACGTCGAGGACATCGCCTCCGCGCACCTGGCGGCGGCGCGGCGGCTGGTCGAGGACCCGCGGGCGGAACTCGTGCTCAACGTGGGCCGCGGCGAGGGCGTCTCCGTGCGGGAGATGATCCGCGTGATCCAGGAGGTCACCGGAGCCGCGGACACCGCGCCCGAGACCGGCCCGCGGCGCCCGGGCGACCCGGCCCGGGTGGTCGCCTCGGCGGACCTGATCCGCGAGGAGCTGGGCTGGACGGCCCGCCGCGGCGTCCGCGAGATGGTCGAGTCGGCCTGGCGCGGCTGGTGCCTGAACCACCCCGCCTGAACCACCCCGCCCGGGCCGCGCCGCCCGGCGGTGCGGGCGCCCGGCCGGGCGCCCGCCCGCACCGGCTCAGGAAACGGCCCGCTCCCAGGCGCCCAGGGCCAGGCCCGGTCCGGGCTTCTGGCGGGCGGTCCACAGCGCGCCGTCCGTTCCGATGACGGCCATCACGACCCGCCCGGCCCCGTCCACGGCCAGCGACGGCGCCCCCGGGCAGGGACCGCCGGTGAGCGTCCAGGCCGCCCCGGCGCCCTCGTCCCGCGTCGGGTACGCCGCCAGCGCCGCCCGCCCCGTCGCCTCGTCCCGGTGCGCGAGGACCGTGCAGTCGTGGCCGTCCACGACGGTCCGCAGCGCCGCCACCGGTCCCGTACCGGTCCCGTCCCCGAGCCGCGCCCCGTCCGGCAACGACGGCCGCCAGGCCCGCACCGCGCGGTCCGCGGGGTCGTGCCAGAAGTGCGTCAGCCCGTCCTCCGCGCCCGCCCCCACGGCACCCAGCGAGTCGGGCTCCGCCCGCAGCGGCACGTCGTCGCCGCGCTCGAAGCGGGTTCCGGGCTTCTCCCGCTCCCACCGCAGCAGCCCCTCCGCCGTCGGCGCCAGCACCTCCACGCGGCCGTCCGCGGCGAGCGACGCCGAGACCGTGCCCCGCACGCCGCTGCCCTTCAGATCGACCCAGGCGCCCCAGGCGCCCGTCCTGGCCTGGCTGCGCGCGCACACGCCGCCGCCCGCGTTGCGGACGAAGACGTTGAGGGAGCCCTCCGCGTCGACGACGGCCGTCGGGAGCCCCGTCATCCCGGCGAGCGACGGGTCGTTCGGGTACGGCGTGCCCAGGGGCCGCCACTCCCGCACCGGGCGACCCGTCTGGTACTGCAGGGCGTACACGACGTCCGTACCGGTCCGTCCGTCCGCGAGCCGCTCGCGCCGCAGCCCCACCAGGTGGACGTACCCGTCCTCGCCCTGGGCCACGGCCAGGTACGGCAGCACGCCGGGGGGCCGGGATCAGCTCGGGCCCCGTCCAGGCCGGGCCGCCGGGGCGGGCCTCCGTCCAGCGCAGCACCCCGCCGTCGCCGGGCGCGTACGCGGTGAGCCGGCCGTCCTTGCCGCGGACCAGCCAGCCGGTGGTCGCCGGCACCGACGGGTCCAGGACCGGCTGGGGCGTCTCCTCGGCCGGCACCGGCCGGTCGGCCCGGCGTTTGGCTTTCCGCGTGAACAAGACCGCCATGACTGACGTAGACCTTTCCCTGTACCTGTACCGCGGGCGAGTGACCCTCTTCCGCAGGCGCGCGACCCTAGCATCTCGCACCCGGTCGCCCCGGGCCGCCGCCGAGACCCGGTCACGGAGCACCGTCCCGCGGGCATACGATGGCGGTGCCCCTCATCGGCCCGACCCAGAAGAAGAGTGCGCAGTGAAAGTCATCAGCATCGTCGGCGCCCGTCCCCAACTGGTGAAGCTCGCGCCCATCGCGGCCGCGTTCGCGGAGACGGAGCACGAGCACTTCATTGTGCACACCGGGCAGCACTACGACGCCGACCTCTCGGACGTCTTCTTCCAGGGTCTCGGCATCCCCGACCCGGACGTCCACCTCGGTGTCGGCTCCGGCAGCCACGGCGTGCAGACCGGCTCCGTGCTCTCCGCGCTCGACCCGGTCCTGGAGCGGGAGAAGCCCGACTGGGTCCTCGTCTACGGCGACACGAACTCCACCATCGCCGGCGCCCTGTCCGCGGTGAAGATGCACCTGCCCGTCGCGCACCTGGAGGCGGGCCTGCGCTCCTTCAACCGGCGCATGCCGGAGGAGCACAACCGCGTCCTCACCGACCACTGCGCCGACGTGCTCCTCGCCCCGACCGAGGAGGCCATGCGCCACCTCGCCGACGAGGGCCTGAAGGACCGCGCCGTCCTCGCCGGCGACGTCATGGTCGACATCTGCCTGCGCATCCGCGACGCCGTCCTCGCCGGCGAGCACCCCGCCCCGGCCCTGCCCGAGGGCATCGACCCGTCGCAGCCCTTCCTGCTGGCCACGATCCACCGGCCGGACAACACCGACGACCCCGAGCGCCTCGCCGCGGTCGTCGACTCGCTGGCCGCGCTGCCGCTGCCGGTCGCGCTGCTCGCCCACCCGCGCCTGGTCGCCCGCGCCCGGCAGCACGGCGTCGAACTGGCGAAGGGCTCCGTCCGCGTCGGCCGCCCCCTGCCGTACGCCGGTCTCGTCGCCGCCGTACTGGCCTCCGCCGGCGTCGTCACCGACTCCGGCGGCCTGCAGAAGGAGGCGTTCCTGCTGGAGCGCGTCACCACCACCATCCGCCCGGAGACGGAGTGGGTCGAGACGGTCGGGACCGGCTGGAACGTCCTCGTCCCCGACCCGCACGCGCTCCCCGCCGACGAATGGGCCGCCACGGTCACCCGCGCCGTGCCCACCGCCGACAAGGGCGCCCCGTACGGCGACGGGCGCGCCGCGCACAACGTCGTCCGCATCCTCGAGGAATGGCAGAGCACCGTCCGCAGCGACGGCTGACCGACCGCCCGCCGACCCCCCGCACCCCGTCCCCGAGGCCGGGGTGCGGGCCGTCCCGGCCACCGGGCCGGGGCGGCGGCCGGTGATAAAGTGGCGCGTCGCCGCGCAATCTCGTAAGGAAGTCGACATGAAGCAGGCAGCATCGAGGGATGCAGCCGTGGTCACGCCGTGGTATCCGACACGGGAGTT from Streptomyces sp. MRC013 includes the following:
- a CDS encoding Gfo/Idh/MocA family oxidoreductase — encoded protein: MTAEATLRAGLVGLGSMGRHHARVLAGLEGVELVGVVDPMGDKNGWAQGAPVLATVEELLALGVDYAVVACPTALHEEVGLKLAEAGVCALVEKPVADTVEGARRLVEAFESRGLVAGVGHIERCNPALRSLRSRLEAGELGDVYQVVTRRQGPFPHRIADVGVVKDLATHDIDLTGWVTGQTYTSIAAHTVSKSGRPHEDMVSAVGQLSDGTMVSHLVNWLSPLKERFTSVTGERGCFVADTLTADLTFHSNAAVATEWEALRAFRGVAEGDMVRYAIPKREPLLVEHELFRDAVLGRSDDICTLRQGLRTVEVAAAVLESAATGATVRLDGSAQG
- a CDS encoding glycosyltransferase, yielding MTRPDVTVVVAVYNTMPYLTDCLNSLVKQSIGADRLEIVAVDDGSTDDSGRELDRFAERYPGLVKVVHQANSGGPAAPSNRALEVATGRYVYFVGSDDYLGRQALERMVDYADEHGSDVVVGKMVGTNGRYVHQALFKENTPDVSLYDSALPFSLANTKLFRRDFVEEHKLRFPEDMPVGSDQPFTIEACVRARRISVLADYTCYYAVKRGDASNITYRSGHLSRLRCTARMMEHAAKLIEAGPKRDWVLRRHFTWELAKLVQDDFPSLDHDTRVEVCAGIAELADAYFTDALRDSMDVRRRVRIALARRGAVDLLIRAIEDEAERGAPPMLLEDGRAYVRYPGFRDPALGLPDRLFEVIGEAVPGQLADGTGLVSAAWEQEGEEMAVSLAVRVPVTGETASATVRLAGEPMPKSADRPGGRRVPVGTGLPPLLGETRREEAADGTGTVLLARIPLQPVRAGLGVRAYVDVAGSTYEIPVKTRGVPLPLARRWRERVPYRVSATADAKGRLVITTAPLWKPPPGAALRLRRVLSRVKRKLTR
- the wecB gene encoding UDP-N-acetylglucosamine 2-epimerase (non-hydrolyzing), whose protein sequence is MKVISIVGARPQLVKLAPIAAAFAETEHEHFIVHTGQHYDADLSDVFFQGLGIPDPDVHLGVGSGSHGVQTGSVLSALDPVLEREKPDWVLVYGDTNSTIAGALSAVKMHLPVAHLEAGLRSFNRRMPEEHNRVLTDHCADVLLAPTEEAMRHLADEGLKDRAVLAGDVMVDICLRIRDAVLAGEHPAPALPEGIDPSQPFLLATIHRPDNTDDPERLAAVVDSLAALPLPVALLAHPRLVARARQHGVELAKGSVRVGRPLPYAGLVAAVLASAGVVTDSGGLQKEAFLLERVTTTIRPETEWVETVGTGWNVLVPDPHALPADEWAATVTRAVPTADKGAPYGDGRAAHNVVRILEEWQSTVRSDG